A region from the Lolium perenne isolate Kyuss_39 chromosome 4, Kyuss_2.0, whole genome shotgun sequence genome encodes:
- the LOC127347077 gene encoding BTB/POZ domain-containing protein At2g04740-like, translated as MGFGSPAGMDLFQAARAGDCARLSHLIEGGADVNAYDRWDSTPLYYACFAGHYEAARMLLKAGAIYVESTLEGERCYRGALNLGIRGLLQDYEGRPPPSPPSSPPLTRLSAAFLSALLASPDNRVAAESTVAPDITLYVEGRPIEAHRVILAARSPYFRRKLATEWRNLKEVTLPSSHSLPFRVMCSLRAFFYSDWLEVFADDLEAVARACRAFEGEVLHEMANRLDARRWLYRGAGKRHSGPQRFFLQAQPEQHRLPSALRLILQDCLANSREEYLQNNSDYDDLADIRIRAGDRVFRCHHMVLALRSEYFRTRLPPRTDAIEHNNNLLEEHDVSPEAFEKMLEYAYTDEIQHLDDYPLARADELLDVASRYMLFPLKPILTALPLPSLDLDHVSPAQLCRWLMLSDLFDAPNVREHCLDVVAYNFEVFADAREFRALLRACRRGALFHDLRERCLGAGAAGLKAKDESVALFDERLEMLVLAAQQEANDDQARLSSVPPPRSRASLIRQIATRLMEVLFCCIMPAEQESSSKSNV; from the coding sequence ATGGGTTTTGGATCGCCGGCCGGCATGGACCTCTTCCAGGCGGCGCGCGCCGGCGACTGCGCTCGGCTCTCCCACCTGATCGAAGGCGGCGCCGACGTGAACGCGTACGAccgctgggactccacccctctgtaCTACGCGTGCTTCGCTGGCCATTACGAGGCCGCGCGGATGCTGCTCAAGGCCGGCGCCATCTACGTCGAGAGCACCTTGGAAGGCGAGCGGTGCTACCGCGGGGCGCTCAACCTGGGCATACGAGGACTCCTCCAGGATTACGAGGGGCGGCCGCCGCCCTCGCCTCCGTCGTCGCCTCCGCTCACGCGGCTTTCCGCCGCCTTTCTGTCGGCGTTACTCGCAAGCCCGGACAACCGCGTCGCCGCCGAATCCACAGTCGCTCCAGACATCACGCTGTACGTGGAAGGAAGACCCATCGAGGCTCACCGGGTCATCCTCGCCGCGCGGTCCCCATACTTCCGTAGGAAACTCGCGACGGAGTGGAGAAATCTCAAGGAGGTGACGCTCCCCAGCAGCCATAGCCTGCCCTTCCGGGTCATGTGCAGCCTCCGGGCCTTCTTCTACTCTGACTGGCTCGAGGTATTCGCCGACGACTTGGAAGCTGTGGCGCGAGCATGCAGAGCTTTCGAAGGCGAGGTGCTCCATGAGATGGCTAACAGATTAGATGCGCGCAGGTGGTTGTATCGAGGTGCTGGAAAGAGGCACTCGGGTCCACAACGTTTCTTCTTGCAAGCGCAGCCTGAACAGCACCgcctcccgtcggctctccgaTTGATCCTGCAGGACTGTCTTGCTAACTCCAGAGAAGAATACCTTCAGAACAACTCCGACTACGACGATCTTGCTGACATACGCATCAGAGCAGGCGACAGGGTCTTCCGTTGCCACCATATGGTTCTTGCCCTAAGGTCGGAGTACTTCAGAACCAGGCTGCCTCCACGAACCGATGCTATCGAACACAATAACAATCTCCTCGAGGAGCACGACGTGAGCCCAGAAGCGTTTGAGAAGATGCTCGAGTATGCTTATACAGACGAGATACAGCATCTGGATGACTATCCGCTTGCTCGGGCGGACGAGCTTCTGGATGTCGCGTCAAGGTACATGCTGTTCCCGCTTAAGCCAATCTTGACCGCCTTGCCGCTGCCAAGTCTGGATCTGGACCATGTCTCGCCGGCGCAGCTGTGCCGCTGGCTGATGCTGTCGGACCTCTTCGACGCTCCCAATGTTCGGGAGCACTGCCTGGACGTCGTCGCCTACAACTTCGAGGTGTTTGCAGATGCAAGGGAGTTCCGGGCCTTGCTTCGGGCGTGCCGACGAGGCGCTCTTTTTCATGATCTGCGAGAGAGATGTTTGGGAGCAGGAGCTGCTGGGCTAAAAGCTAAGGATGAGAGTGTGGCACTGTTCGACGAGCGCCTGGAGATGCTTGTCCTCGCTGCACAGCAAGAGGCAAATGATGACCAAGCCAGGTTATCTAGTGTGCCGCCGCCTAGGTCCCGAGCTTCCTTGATCCGTCAGATTGCAACAAGATTGATGGAGGTACTCTTCTGCTGTATAATGCCGGCAGAGCAAGAGTCCAGCAGCAAGAGTAATGTTTGA
- the LOC127293630 gene encoding glutamyl-tRNA(Gln) amidotransferase subunit C, chloroplastic/mitochondrial, with protein sequence MFSAAASAIPRLRCAAPARYASSRTQWSLLRRRPLSSSPNVTPAAAASGPGPLEPPDLPRLAKSARISLSPQEAEEFAPKIQQVVDWFGQLQAVDLESIEPSLRADTAVGSSLREDKAEPFANRDAIIEALPSYVDPYIKVPRVLNSE encoded by the exons ATGttctccgccgccgcctcggccATCCCCAGGCTCCGGTgcgctgcgccggcgaggtacgCTTCATCGAGGACCCAGTGGTCGCTGCTGCGTCGGCGCCCGCTCTCCTCCTCTCCGAACGTAACGCCCGCCGCCGCGGCCTCGGGGCCAGGGCCACTGGAGCCGCCGGACCTTCCCCGCCTCGCCAAATCCGCCCGGATATCTCTCTCGCCGCAGGAG GCCGAGGAATTTGCGCCCAAGATTCAGCAGGTGGTCGATTG GTTTGGGCAGCTTCAAGCGGTTGATCTTGAGTCCATTGAGCCTTCACTTAGAGCTG ATACTGCAGTGGGTAGTTCTTTGAGAGAAGACAAGGCGGAACCATTTGCTAACAG AGATGCCATAATAGAGGCCCTTCCGAGCTATGTCGATCCATACATCAAAGTGCCAAGAGTGCTGAACAGCGAATAA